From Streptomyces sp. TLI_105, the proteins below share one genomic window:
- the thrS gene encoding threonine--tRNA ligase, with amino-acid sequence MSDVRVTVQSASEPEERAVSAGTTAGALFADDRTVIAARVGGELKDLSYELADGDVVEGVEISSPDGLDILRHSTAHVMAQAVQELFPEAKLGIGPPVRDGFYYDFDVEKPFTPEDLKVIEKKMQEIQKRGQRFARRVVTDEAAREELADEPYKLELIGIKGSASTDDGANVEVGGGELTIYDNLDAKTGELCWKDLCRGPHLPTTRNIPAFKLMRNAAAYWRGSEKNPMLQRIYGTAWPSKDELKAHLDFLAEAEKRDHRKLGNELDLFSVPDEIGSGLAVFHPKGGIIRRVMEDYSRKRHEEEGYEFVYSPHATKGKLFEKSGHLDWYAEGMYPPMQLDEGVDYYLKPMNCPMHNLIFDARGRSYRELPLRLFEFGTVYRYEKSGVVHGLTRARGFTQDDAHIYCTREQMADELDRTLTFVLNLLRDYGLTDFYLELSTKDPEKFVGSDEVWEEATAVLQQVAEKQGLPLTPDPGGAAFYGPKISVQARDAIGRTWQMSTVQLDFNLPERFDLEYTASDGTKQRPVMIHRALFGSIERFFAVLLEHYAGAMPPWLAPVQATGIPIGDAHVDYLHEFAAKAKKQGLRVEVDSSSDRMQKKIRNAQKQKVPFMIIAGDEDMAAGAVSFRYRDGSQENGIPVDEAIAKLAKIVEDRVQV; translated from the coding sequence GTGTCTGATGTCCGTGTGACCGTCCAGTCCGCCTCGGAACCAGAGGAGAGGGCGGTGAGCGCGGGCACCACCGCCGGCGCCCTGTTCGCCGACGACCGCACCGTCATCGCCGCCCGCGTGGGCGGCGAGCTGAAGGACCTGTCGTACGAGCTCGCCGACGGCGATGTCGTCGAGGGCGTCGAGATCTCCTCCCCGGACGGTCTCGACATCCTGCGCCACTCGACCGCGCACGTCATGGCCCAGGCCGTGCAGGAGCTCTTCCCCGAGGCCAAGCTGGGCATCGGCCCGCCGGTCCGGGACGGCTTCTACTACGACTTCGACGTCGAGAAGCCCTTCACCCCCGAGGACCTCAAGGTCATCGAGAAGAAGATGCAGGAGATCCAGAAGCGCGGCCAGCGCTTCGCCCGCCGCGTGGTGACCGACGAGGCCGCCCGCGAGGAGCTGGCGGACGAGCCGTACAAGCTGGAGCTCATCGGCATCAAGGGCTCCGCGTCGACCGACGACGGCGCGAACGTCGAGGTGGGCGGCGGCGAGCTGACCATCTACGACAACCTCGACGCCAAGACCGGCGAGCTGTGCTGGAAGGACCTCTGCCGCGGTCCGCACCTGCCGACCACCCGGAACATCCCGGCGTTCAAGTTGATGCGCAACGCGGCCGCCTACTGGCGCGGCAGCGAGAAGAACCCGATGCTCCAGCGCATCTACGGCACCGCCTGGCCGTCGAAGGACGAGCTGAAGGCGCACCTCGACTTCCTGGCCGAGGCCGAGAAGCGCGACCACCGCAAGCTGGGCAACGAGCTCGACCTCTTCTCCGTCCCGGACGAGATCGGCTCCGGCCTCGCGGTCTTCCACCCCAAGGGCGGCATCATCCGCCGGGTCATGGAGGACTACTCGCGCAAGCGCCACGAGGAGGAGGGCTACGAGTTCGTCTACTCGCCGCACGCCACCAAGGGCAAGCTGTTCGAGAAGTCCGGCCACCTGGACTGGTACGCCGAGGGCATGTACCCCCCCATGCAGCTCGACGAGGGCGTGGACTACTACCTCAAGCCCATGAACTGCCCGATGCACAACCTGATCTTCGACGCGCGCGGGCGCTCCTACCGTGAGCTGCCGCTTCGCCTGTTCGAGTTCGGCACCGTGTACCGGTACGAGAAGTCCGGCGTCGTCCACGGCCTCACCCGGGCCCGTGGCTTCACCCAGGACGACGCGCACATCTACTGCACCCGCGAGCAGATGGCGGACGAGCTCGACCGCACCCTGACCTTCGTCCTCAACCTGCTCCGCGACTACGGTCTGACCGACTTCTACCTGGAGCTGTCGACCAAGGACCCGGAGAAGTTCGTCGGCTCCGACGAGGTGTGGGAGGAGGCCACCGCGGTCCTCCAGCAGGTCGCCGAGAAGCAGGGCCTCCCGCTGACCCCCGACCCGGGCGGCGCCGCGTTCTACGGCCCGAAGATCTCCGTGCAGGCGCGGGACGCCATCGGCCGCACCTGGCAGATGTCGACCGTGCAGCTCGACTTCAACCTGCCGGAGCGCTTCGACCTGGAGTACACCGCGTCGGACGGCACCAAGCAGCGCCCGGTCATGATCCACCGCGCGCTGTTCGGCTCGATCGAGCGCTTCTTCGCCGTGCTCCTGGAGCACTACGCGGGCGCCATGCCGCCGTGGCTGGCCCCGGTGCAGGCGACCGGCATCCCGATCGGTGACGCGCACGTCGACTACCTGCACGAGTTCGCCGCCAAGGCGAAGAAGCAGGGCCTGCGGGTGGAGGTCGACTCCTCCTCGGACCGGATGCAGAAGAAGATCCGGAACGCCCAGAAGCAGAAGGTCCCGTTCATGATCATCGCGGGCGACGAGGACATGGCCGCCGGCGCCGTCTCCTTCCGCTACCGCGACGGTTCGCAGGAGAACGGCATCCCCGTCGACGAGGCGATCGCCAAGCTCGCCAAGATCGTCGAGGACCGAGTCCAGGTCTGA
- a CDS encoding DUF4365 domain-containing protein, producing the protein MALAQPESGGLPPQRVAPTRGSLATTACMETLQVGYLHAVAAAAGCSLSQPFPDNGIDWHVSHSAPGHTVDDEVTIKVQLKCTYQIAPRPPGGAFSFTLDNDHLVKLARTPVSVHKILVVMLVPRSQEDWLRASHDRLDLRHCCYWINLAGHPVTGRRRTTVRIPTTRIFDDRALCEIMTRVGVGGRP; encoded by the coding sequence ATGGCGCTCGCCCAGCCCGAGTCGGGAGGGCTGCCGCCCCAGCGGGTGGCACCGACGCGCGGCTCACTCGCCACCACCGCCTGCATGGAGACCCTTCAGGTGGGATACCTGCACGCCGTCGCCGCCGCGGCCGGCTGCTCGCTGTCCCAGCCCTTTCCGGACAACGGCATCGACTGGCACGTGAGCCACAGCGCTCCCGGGCACACCGTCGACGACGAAGTGACCATCAAGGTGCAGCTCAAGTGCACCTACCAGATAGCGCCGCGCCCGCCCGGCGGCGCGTTCTCGTTCACCCTCGACAACGACCACCTGGTGAAACTCGCCCGGACTCCGGTGTCCGTGCACAAGATCCTCGTCGTGATGCTCGTCCCGAGGTCACAGGAGGACTGGCTGAGGGCGAGCCACGACCGGCTCGACCTGCGGCACTGCTGCTACTGGATCAACCTGGCCGGGCACCCGGTCACGGGACGGCGCCGGACCACCGTGCGCATCCCGACGACGCGGATCTTCGACGACCGGGCGCTCTGCGAGATCATGACCCGGGTCGGGGTGGGAGGGAGACCTTGA
- a CDS encoding elongation factor G-like protein EF-G2: MGDKAKTPAGAAGRAPTADRPSAVRNVVLVGHSGSGKTTLVEALAQTAGAVNRAGRVEDGATVSDYDEIEHRQQRSVQLSLVPVGWDGYKINLLDTPGYADFVGELRAGLRAADAALFVVSAAQEADAVAASTRMIWEECAAVGMPRAIVVTHLDTARTDFTELTAVCAELFGRDDPDAVLPLYLPVRGAEGADGHAPVTGLVGLLSERIFDYSSGVRREDPPDEAQRELIAEARARLIEGIIAESEDETLMDRYLGGEEIDVKTLVDDLEKAVARGAFHPVLAAAPAADGGAQGLGTLELLELITGGFPSPLEHEAPTVTTPDGRSRPPLTCDPEGPLVAEVVKTAADPYVGRISLVRVFSGTLRPDETVHVSGHGLADPSHNGHELHEADERVGGLTSPFGRQQRPLAECIAGDLACVARLGHAETGDTVSAKDDPLLMEPWTMPEPLLPLAVQAHGKADEDRLSQGLARLVAEDPTLRLEQNQDTRQVVLWCLGEAHQDVALERLRGRYGVQVDAVPYKVALRETFGSAASGRGRHVKQSGGHGQYAICEIDVEPLPPGSGIEFVDKVVGGAVPRQFVPSVEKGVRAQAARGLATGHPLVDIRVTLRDGKAHSVDSSDAAFQTAGALALREAAADVPVHLLEPVAQVDVLVPDEYVGPVMSDLSGRRGRVVGTDQAGPGRTVVRAEVPEIEIGRYAIDLRSISHGTGRFDRTYARHEPMPPQLAAKLREQAEKGS; the protein is encoded by the coding sequence ATGGGTGACAAGGCGAAGACCCCCGCCGGAGCCGCCGGCAGGGCTCCTACGGCCGACCGGCCCTCGGCCGTGCGGAACGTGGTGCTGGTCGGCCACAGCGGATCGGGCAAGACGACCCTCGTCGAGGCCCTGGCACAGACCGCCGGAGCGGTCAACCGGGCCGGGCGGGTCGAGGACGGCGCCACCGTCTCGGACTACGACGAGATCGAACACCGCCAGCAGCGGTCCGTGCAGCTCTCCCTCGTCCCGGTCGGCTGGGACGGATACAAGATCAATCTCCTCGACACCCCCGGGTACGCCGACTTCGTCGGGGAGCTGAGGGCCGGTCTGCGCGCGGCGGACGCGGCCCTCTTCGTCGTCTCGGCGGCCCAGGAGGCCGACGCCGTCGCCGCCTCCACCCGCATGATCTGGGAGGAGTGCGCCGCCGTCGGGATGCCCCGCGCCATCGTCGTCACCCACCTCGACACCGCGCGCACCGATTTCACCGAGCTCACCGCCGTCTGCGCGGAGCTCTTCGGCCGGGACGACCCCGACGCCGTCCTCCCCCTCTACCTGCCGGTGCGCGGCGCCGAGGGAGCCGACGGGCACGCACCGGTCACCGGCCTGGTCGGCCTGCTCTCGGAGCGGATCTTCGACTACTCCTCCGGGGTGCGCCGGGAGGACCCGCCCGACGAGGCGCAGCGGGAGCTCATCGCGGAGGCCCGCGCCCGGCTCATCGAGGGGATCATCGCCGAGAGCGAGGACGAGACCCTCATGGACCGCTACCTCGGCGGCGAGGAGATCGACGTGAAGACCCTCGTCGACGACCTGGAGAAGGCCGTCGCCCGGGGTGCCTTCCACCCGGTGCTCGCGGCCGCCCCCGCCGCCGACGGCGGGGCGCAGGGCCTCGGCACCCTCGAACTCCTGGAGCTGATCACGGGCGGCTTCCCCTCTCCCCTGGAGCACGAGGCGCCCACCGTCACCACCCCCGACGGCCGCTCCCGTCCCCCGCTCACCTGCGACCCGGAGGGGCCGCTGGTCGCCGAGGTCGTCAAGACGGCCGCCGACCCCTACGTGGGCCGGATCTCTCTGGTCCGGGTCTTCTCCGGCACGCTGCGCCCCGACGAGACCGTGCACGTCTCCGGTCACGGCCTCGCGGACCCGTCCCACAACGGCCACGAGCTGCACGAGGCGGACGAGCGGGTCGGCGGGCTCACCTCCCCCTTCGGCAGGCAGCAGCGCCCGCTCGCGGAGTGCATCGCCGGTGACCTCGCCTGTGTCGCCCGGCTCGGCCACGCCGAGACCGGGGACACCGTCTCCGCCAAGGACGACCCGCTCCTGATGGAGCCGTGGACCATGCCGGAGCCGCTGCTGCCGCTGGCCGTCCAGGCCCACGGCAAGGCCGACGAGGACCGGCTCTCGCAGGGCCTGGCCCGGCTCGTCGCCGAGGACCCGACCCTGCGGCTCGAACAGAACCAGGACACCCGGCAGGTGGTGCTGTGGTGCCTGGGCGAGGCCCATCAGGACGTCGCCCTGGAGCGTCTGCGCGGCCGGTACGGCGTGCAGGTCGACGCCGTGCCGTACAAGGTGGCGCTGCGCGAGACCTTCGGGAGCGCCGCCTCGGGCCGGGGCCGGCACGTCAAGCAGTCCGGCGGCCACGGCCAGTACGCCATCTGCGAGATCGACGTGGAGCCGCTGCCGCCGGGCAGTGGCATCGAGTTCGTCGACAAGGTGGTCGGCGGCGCCGTCCCGCGCCAGTTCGTCCCCTCCGTCGAGAAGGGGGTGCGGGCGCAGGCGGCGCGCGGGCTCGCCACCGGTCATCCGCTCGTCGACATCCGGGTCACCCTGCGGGACGGCAAGGCCCACTCGGTGGACTCCTCCGACGCCGCCTTCCAGACCGCCGGGGCGCTCGCGCTGCGCGAGGCGGCCGCCGACGTGCCCGTCCACCTCCTCGAACCGGTCGCCCAGGTCGACGTCCTCGTCCCGGACGAGTACGTCGGCCCGGTCATGAGCGACCTGTCGGGGCGGCGCGGCCGGGTCGTCGGAACCGACCAGGCCGGTCCCGGACGGACCGTGGTCAGGGCCGAGGTGCCGGAGATCGAGATCGGGCGGTACGCGATCGACCTGCGCTCGATCTCGCACGGCACCGGCCGGTTCGACCGCACCTACGCCCGGCACGAGCCGATGCCGCCGCAGCTGGCCGCGAAGCTCCGCGAACAGGCCGAAAAAGGCTCCTAG
- a CDS encoding 3'-5' exonuclease produces MSMHWYEGPLAAFDTETTGIDVEEDRIVSAALVVQDTEGARPRVTRWLVNPGIPVPEGATAVHGLTDDHLQRNGRWPAPVMEELARALAEQSAAGRPLVVMNAPFDLTILDRELRRHRASTLGDYTAGSPLCVLDPRVLDKHLDRYRKGRRTLTDLCAHYEVELSGAHDAAADATAAMDVVRAVARRFSSRLERLTPAELHTLQAVWHAAQARGLQAWFTRQGTPETVDPAWPLRPELRTAA; encoded by the coding sequence ATGTCGATGCACTGGTACGAAGGGCCCCTGGCCGCTTTCGACACGGAGACCACGGGAATCGACGTCGAGGAGGACCGGATCGTCTCGGCCGCCCTCGTCGTCCAGGACACGGAGGGGGCGCGTCCGCGGGTGACGCGCTGGCTGGTCAACCCCGGCATACCGGTGCCGGAGGGGGCGACGGCCGTCCACGGCCTGACGGACGATCACCTCCAGCGCAACGGCCGGTGGCCGGCCCCGGTGATGGAGGAGCTGGCGCGCGCGCTGGCCGAGCAGTCGGCGGCTGGACGGCCGCTGGTGGTGATGAACGCGCCGTTCGATCTGACGATCCTGGACCGCGAGCTGCGCCGGCACCGGGCGTCGACGCTGGGCGACTACACGGCGGGCAGCCCCCTGTGCGTGCTCGATCCGCGGGTCCTGGACAAGCACCTGGACCGCTACCGGAAGGGCCGCAGGACGTTGACGGACCTGTGCGCCCACTACGAGGTCGAGCTGTCGGGCGCGCACGACGCCGCGGCGGACGCGACGGCGGCGATGGATGTCGTACGGGCGGTGGCGCGGCGCTTCTCGTCCCGCCTCGAGCGGCTGACGCCGGCGGAGCTCCACACGCTCCAGGCGGTGTGGCACGCGGCGCAGGCGCGGGGGCTCCAGGCCTGGTTCACCCGGCAGGGCACGCCGGAGACGGTGGACCCGGCGTGGCCGCTGCGGCCGGAGCTGCGCACGGCGGCGTGA
- a CDS encoding TIGR02611 family protein: MNAESDERAGESADGQEAELGSRAPEFIKSRRGLHLSWQVGVFVVGLAVVGAGVVMLPLPGPGWLVIFGGMAIWATEFVWAQLVLRWTKRKVTEAAQRALDPKVRRRNIILTTIGLVIVAALLGVYLWKFGFVMPWKIDE, encoded by the coding sequence ATGAATGCGGAGAGTGACGAGCGCGCCGGGGAGTCCGCGGACGGCCAGGAAGCCGAACTGGGATCCCGCGCACCGGAGTTCATCAAGTCCCGGCGAGGCCTGCATCTGAGCTGGCAGGTCGGCGTCTTCGTCGTGGGGCTCGCCGTGGTCGGCGCCGGAGTGGTGATGCTGCCGCTCCCGGGACCCGGCTGGCTGGTCATCTTCGGCGGCATGGCGATCTGGGCGACCGAGTTCGTCTGGGCCCAGCTCGTGCTCCGCTGGACCAAGCGCAAGGTCACGGAGGCCGCCCAGCGCGCCCTCGACCCCAAGGTCCGCCGCCGGAACATCATCCTCACCACCATCGGTCTGGTGATCGTCGCCGCCCTGCTGGGCGTCTACCTCTGGAAGTTCGGCTTCGTCATGCCGTGGAAGATCGACGAGTGA
- a CDS encoding potassium channel family protein: MRERPLIPPAQERWDDRMETPLTVTALVYLAAYAMRVLGHDLSGPLRDLCLALTYTGWAIFIVDFVVRVRLSGLGLLRFVRHHFLDAMVVILPLLRPLRVVSVYDRVQRRRDKPRLTLYARVMAYAGMAAGLLGFAGALAVYSFEYDAPGATIRTFGDSVWWSCATLATVGYGDVTPVTPMGRLTAVGMMGVGLALLGAVTGSFSSWLIQVFTREDESGDGKRPPGDFPGAS, translated from the coding sequence ATGAGAGAGAGGCCGCTGATCCCGCCCGCGCAGGAACGCTGGGACGACCGGATGGAGACCCCGCTCACGGTGACCGCCCTGGTCTATCTCGCCGCCTACGCGATGCGGGTCCTCGGGCACGACCTGTCGGGGCCGCTGCGCGATCTGTGCCTCGCGCTGACGTACACGGGCTGGGCGATCTTCATCGTGGACTTCGTCGTGCGGGTGAGGCTGAGCGGCCTCGGCCTGCTCCGCTTCGTGCGCCACCACTTCCTCGACGCGATGGTGGTGATCCTGCCGCTGCTGCGCCCGCTGCGGGTGGTGAGCGTGTACGACCGGGTGCAGCGCCGCCGCGACAAGCCCCGGCTCACTCTCTACGCCCGGGTGATGGCGTACGCGGGCATGGCGGCGGGGCTGCTCGGCTTCGCGGGGGCGCTGGCCGTCTACAGCTTCGAGTACGACGCACCGGGCGCGACGATCCGCACGTTCGGGGACTCGGTGTGGTGGTCGTGCGCGACGCTGGCGACGGTGGGCTACGGCGACGTGACCCCCGTGACGCCGATGGGCCGCCTGACGGCGGTGGGCATGATGGGCGTCGGTCTGGCCCTGCTCGGCGCGGTGACGGGTTCGTTCTCGTCCTGGCTGATCCAGGTGTTCACCCGGGAGGACGAGAGTGGCGACGGGAAGAGGCCCCCGGGGGATTTCCCAGGGGCCTCCTGA
- a CDS encoding SRPBCC family protein, with amino-acid sequence MDWCRYRFRCVWRLAAPPDAVYAVLEHAEDYPRWWPQVREVAPLDDTTGTARFRSLLPYDLVVTVRALRRDPAAGVLEIGLGGDLEGWARWTLTVDGAGTHALYEQEVEVRARLLRALAVPGRPVFRANHALMMRGGRRGLAALLGAV; translated from the coding sequence ATGGACTGGTGCCGGTACCGCTTCCGCTGCGTCTGGCGGCTCGCCGCCCCGCCCGACGCCGTCTACGCGGTCCTCGAGCACGCCGAGGACTACCCCCGCTGGTGGCCCCAGGTCCGTGAGGTCGCCCCCCTCGACGACACCACCGGCACCGCCCGCTTCCGCTCCCTCCTCCCGTACGACCTCGTCGTCACCGTCCGGGCCCTGCGCCGCGACCCGGCCGCCGGCGTCCTGGAGATCGGCCTCGGCGGGGACCTGGAGGGATGGGCCCGCTGGACCCTCACGGTGGACGGGGCCGGCACCCACGCCCTGTACGAGCAGGAGGTGGAGGTCCGCGCCCGCCTCCTGCGGGCCCTCGCCGTCCCGGGGCGGCCGGTCTTCCGCGCCAACCACGCCCTGATGATGCGCGGGGGACGGCGCGGACTCGCCGCTCTGCTCGGCGCGGTTTGA
- a CDS encoding SsgA family sporulation/cell division regulator → MNTTVSCELHLRLVVSSESSLPVPAGLRYDTADPYAVHATFHTGAEETVEWVFARDLLAEGLHRPTGTGDVRVWPSRSHGQGVVCIALSSPEGEALLEAPARALESFLKRTDAAVPPGTEHRHFDLDTELSHILADS, encoded by the coding sequence ATGAACACCACGGTCAGCTGCGAGCTGCACCTGCGCCTCGTTGTGTCGAGCGAGTCATCACTGCCTGTACCCGCGGGCCTGCGGTATGACACGGCCGATCCGTATGCCGTGCACGCCACCTTCCACACCGGAGCCGAAGAGACGGTCGAGTGGGTCTTCGCCCGCGACCTTCTCGCCGAGGGGCTGCACCGCCCCACCGGCACGGGCGACGTCCGCGTCTGGCCGTCCCGCAGCCACGGTCAGGGAGTCGTCTGCATCGCGTTGAGCTCCCCCGAGGGAGAAGCCCTGCTCGAGGCCCCGGCGAGGGCCCTGGAGTCGTTCCTGAAGAGGACCGACGCCGCCGTGCCACCGGGCACCGAGCACCGGCACTTCGACCTGGACACGGAGCTCTCCCACATCCTGGCCGACAGCTGA
- a CDS encoding SCO7613 C-terminal domain-containing membrane protein gives MDNSLPPADELVLVDRELAQLDARRSQLLARRAWLVQVLYPPVAAAPLHPRPPVADSTPRSAQNVLLTLGGTLLAIAAVAFTLVSWGSMGIGARATVLAVVTGAALAAPVALLRKGLVSTAESVAALGLVLMVLDAYALHRVALAETDGLGYTAVASAVLAGAWTAYGSVSSRLRIPLPAAVVAAQLPLPLGALAAGGGSTAFAWAALLTATADAAVVLWARPASVRITAATAATGLGGWALLTGGWLSLVSPWSGAPLLLAGAAVALYAARRVPAFAAATSAVAGLAILTAAGGLLRTALPPDWVVPGYVLCALALTAVWRLGDAPTVPTGAGPGSTGPGSGPAASGLDPTVPADKGSGPADAGSGAAAPTGAGSGSTAPVGAESAPAASVGAESGAGGFGGRVPRGIRIGLVGAGAGVVALGVVWALPPVVAGLLGPVARTTDVWSGEHAARALASYPATALLVLAAAVAALAVLPRLWARCGALALAWALLTALPVSLDLPYAATLSLQLLTSAAALWIAVRPGPLTRGLPPTGRQVSPEAAAPQASGPGTPWPSWAPSPSRKPVLEAGTVLGWTAYAGGVASALSAVALALDVRGATFAALGAVLALLTGVAVLGGDARRVVSAVGAVLAATGLVFAVAAAGGFEDRWTAFALLLVPAATAALGSRAPRPVALAVEVTGGAVGLLALGIAASRPAFLALALALGGVIAAATAVRPERRRFGSWTAAVLFLLATWVRLAVWDVTAPEAYTLPVSVPALVVGYLRRRRDPEASSWTAYGPGLAVTLLPSLPAAWVDPEWVRPLALGGAALVVTLLGARFRLQALLVLGGVVLVLDGLHELAPYVVQVVGALPRWLPPALAGLLLLAVGATYEQRLRDARRLRERLGRMR, from the coding sequence ATGGACAACTCCCTGCCGCCCGCGGACGAGCTGGTGCTCGTCGACCGCGAGCTGGCGCAACTCGACGCGCGCCGGTCCCAGTTGCTGGCCCGCCGCGCCTGGCTGGTCCAGGTGCTGTACCCGCCGGTCGCTGCGGCCCCGCTCCACCCGCGACCGCCGGTCGCGGACTCGACGCCCCGCAGCGCGCAGAACGTGCTCCTGACGCTCGGCGGCACGCTGCTGGCGATCGCGGCGGTCGCCTTCACCCTGGTGAGCTGGGGCTCGATGGGGATCGGCGCCCGCGCGACGGTGCTGGCCGTGGTGACGGGTGCGGCGCTCGCGGCGCCGGTGGCGCTGCTGCGCAAGGGCCTGGTGTCGACGGCCGAGTCGGTGGCGGCGCTGGGGCTCGTCCTGATGGTGCTCGACGCGTACGCGCTGCACCGGGTGGCGCTGGCGGAGACGGACGGCCTGGGGTACACCGCCGTGGCGTCGGCGGTCCTCGCGGGCGCGTGGACGGCGTACGGCTCGGTGTCGTCCCGGCTGCGGATCCCGCTGCCGGCCGCCGTGGTCGCGGCGCAGCTGCCGCTGCCGCTGGGGGCGCTCGCGGCCGGGGGCGGGTCGACGGCCTTCGCGTGGGCGGCGCTCCTGACGGCGACGGCGGACGCGGCGGTCGTGCTGTGGGCCCGACCGGCGTCCGTCCGGATCACGGCGGCCACGGCCGCGACCGGCCTGGGCGGCTGGGCCCTGCTGACGGGCGGCTGGCTCTCCCTCGTCTCCCCGTGGAGCGGCGCACCGCTCCTCCTCGCGGGCGCGGCGGTCGCCCTGTACGCGGCCCGGCGCGTCCCCGCCTTCGCGGCGGCGACCTCGGCGGTCGCGGGCCTGGCGATCCTGACGGCCGCGGGCGGTCTCCTGCGCACGGCCCTCCCGCCGGACTGGGTGGTCCCGGGCTACGTCCTCTGCGCCCTGGCCCTGACCGCGGTGTGGCGCCTGGGCGACGCGCCGACGGTCCCGACGGGCGCAGGGCCCGGCTCGACGGGCCCGGGCTCCGGCCCGGCGGCCTCGGGCCTCGACCCGACGGTCCCCGCCGACAAGGGGTCCGGCCCGGCCGACGCGGGTTCCGGCGCGGCTGCCCCGACCGGCGCCGGCTCGGGGTCGACGGCTCCGGTCGGCGCGGAGTCCGCCCCGGCGGCCTCCGTAGGCGCGGAGTCCGGCGCCGGCGGCTTCGGGGGGCGTGTGCCGCGTGGGATACGGATCGGTCTGGTCGGTGCGGGTGCCGGTGTCGTGGCGCTCGGGGTCGTGTGGGCGCTGCCGCCGGTGGTGGCGGGGCTCCTCGGGCCGGTGGCCCGGACGACCGACGTCTGGTCGGGCGAGCACGCCGCGCGTGCCCTGGCCTCCTACCCGGCGACCGCCCTCCTCGTCCTCGCGGCGGCCGTCGCCGCCCTTGCGGTCCTCCCCCGCCTCTGGGCCCGCTGCGGGGCCCTCGCCCTCGCCTGGGCGCTGCTCACCGCCCTGCCGGTCTCCCTCGACCTGCCGTACGCGGCGACGCTCTCCCTCCAGCTGCTGACCTCGGCGGCGGCCCTGTGGATCGCGGTCCGTCCGGGCCCGCTGACGCGCGGCCTGCCCCCGACCGGCCGCCAGGTCTCTCCGGAGGCGGCCGCGCCTCAGGCCTCCGGGCCCGGGACGCCCTGGCCCTCCTGGGCGCCCTCCCCGTCACGGAAGCCGGTCCTGGAGGCCGGGACCGTCCTCGGGTGGACCGCGTACGCCGGCGGGGTCGCGTCCGCCCTGAGCGCGGTGGCGCTCGCCCTGGACGTGCGGGGCGCCACCTTCGCCGCGCTCGGCGCGGTCCTCGCGCTCCTCACGGGCGTCGCGGTGCTCGGCGGGGACGCGCGCCGGGTGGTCTCCGCCGTCGGTGCGGTGCTCGCGGCGACGGGACTCGTGTTCGCGGTGGCGGCCGCCGGCGGGTTCGAGGACCGGTGGACGGCGTTCGCGCTGCTGCTCGTCCCGGCGGCGACCGCCGCGCTCGGCTCCCGGGCGCCGCGCCCGGTGGCCCTGGCGGTCGAGGTCACGGGCGGGGCCGTGGGGCTGCTCGCCCTCGGGATCGCCGCGTCCCGGCCCGCGTTCCTCGCGCTCGCGCTGGCCCTCGGCGGGGTGATCGCGGCGGCCACGGCCGTCCGGCCCGAGCGGCGGCGGTTCGGCTCGTGGACGGCGGCGGTGCTGTTCCTGCTCGCCACGTGGGTGCGGCTCGCGGTCTGGGACGTGACGGCCCCGGAGGCGTACACGCTGCCGGTGTCGGTGCCCGCACTGGTCGTCGGGTACCTGCGGCGGCGCCGGGACCCGGAGGCCTCGTCCTGGACGGCGTACGGCCCCGGCCTGGCGGTGACGCTGCTGCCGAGCCTGCCGGCGGCCTGGGTGGACCCGGAGTGGGTGCGCCCGCTGGCCCTGGGGGGCGCGGCGCTCGTGGTGACGCTCCTCGGCGCCCGCTTCCGGCTCCAGGCGCTCCTGGTGCTGGGCGGCGTGGTGCTCGTCCTGGACGGGCTGCACGAGCTGGCGCCGTACGTGGTGCAGGTGGTGGGCGCGCTGCCGCGCTGGCTGCCGCCGGCCCTGGCGGGGCTGCTGCTGCTCGCGGTGGGCGCCACGTACGAGCAGCGGCTGCGGGACGCCCGGCGGCTGCGGGAGCGGCTCGGGCGGATGCGGTGA
- a CDS encoding HIT domain-containing protein, with protein MLLSMTTEPEQQIGVGTQDAFQRLWTPHRMAYIQGENKPTGPGSEDGCPFCVIPSKSDEDGLVIARGQGVYAVLNLYPYNGGHLMVVPYRHVADYTDLDEAETVELAAFTKRAMVALRAASGAHGFNIGMNQGAVAGAGIAAHLHQHVVPRWGGDTNFMPVVGHTKVLPQLLADTRKMLADAWPATL; from the coding sequence ATGCTGCTCAGCATGACGACTGAGCCGGAGCAGCAGATCGGAGTGGGGACGCAGGACGCGTTCCAGCGCCTGTGGACGCCTCACCGGATGGCCTACATCCAGGGCGAGAACAAGCCGACCGGGCCGGGGTCCGAGGACGGTTGCCCGTTCTGTGTGATTCCGTCGAAGTCGGACGAGGACGGTCTGGTGATCGCGCGCGGCCAGGGCGTGTACGCGGTGCTCAACCTCTACCCGTACAACGGCGGTCACCTGATGGTCGTCCCGTACCGCCACGTCGCCGACTACACCGACCTCGACGAGGCGGAGACGGTCGAGCTCGCCGCCTTCACCAAGCGCGCGATGGTCGCGCTGCGGGCGGCGTCCGGCGCGCACGGCTTCAACATCGGCATGAACCAGGGCGCCGTCGCAGGCGCCGGCATCGCCGCGCACCTGCACCAGCACGTGGTGCCGCGCTGGGGCGGGGACACCAACTTCATGCCGGTCGTCGGGCACACCAAGGTGCTGCCCCAGCTGCTCGCCGACACCCGGAAGATGCTGGCCGACGCATGGCCGGCCACCCTGTGA